One window of the Pseudobdellovibrionaceae bacterium genome contains the following:
- a CDS encoding dihydroorotase — protein MNSHNTQQFELLIQGGECLLRQSDGSWKLESVDLGISSGRIQVLGSLKPEQAKTVFQAKGLQILPGLIDTQVHFREPGLEHKEDLASGTRGALLGGITAVFEMPNTKPNTVSALDLADKMTRAKNRAWTHYAFYLGASTENIHKLAELEVLPGCCGVKIFMGSSTGSLLVAEDEQLRQVLSVGKRRVAVHCEDEFRLKERFSLVENSPGRVELHPEWRDVETALRATKRIVQLGRETGHPLHILHVTTAEEMEFLKDQKDICTVECTPQHLTLTAPECYERLGTLAQMNPPIRDERHRQGLWKAVTDGVVDVLGSDHAPHTRDEKRQEYPKSPSGMTGVQTIVPLMLNHVSQGRLSLGRLVELLAYNPSRIWGLEGRGEIKVGARADLTVIDINREEEITNGWIASKSGWSPFDGYKVKGWPIATLLNGQVAMRDKEIVGAPAGRPLDFQL, from the coding sequence ATGAACTCCCACAATACTCAACAATTTGAGCTCCTTATTCAAGGTGGTGAGTGTCTTCTCCGACAATCCGATGGCAGTTGGAAGCTTGAGTCCGTGGATCTGGGGATCTCTTCGGGACGCATTCAGGTCCTTGGTTCGCTCAAGCCCGAGCAGGCCAAGACTGTTTTTCAAGCCAAAGGACTACAAATTCTTCCTGGACTGATCGATACCCAAGTTCATTTTCGCGAACCTGGATTGGAGCACAAAGAAGACCTGGCCTCGGGAACGCGAGGGGCTCTATTGGGTGGCATCACCGCAGTATTTGAGATGCCCAACACTAAACCCAACACGGTGTCGGCTTTGGATTTGGCTGACAAGATGACCAGGGCAAAAAATCGTGCGTGGACTCACTATGCCTTTTACCTGGGAGCTTCAACGGAAAACATTCACAAGTTGGCTGAGTTGGAAGTCCTCCCCGGCTGTTGCGGAGTAAAGATTTTTATGGGTAGCTCCACCGGCAGTCTGTTGGTTGCTGAAGATGAGCAGCTTCGGCAGGTTTTAAGCGTGGGCAAAAGGCGGGTTGCGGTGCACTGTGAGGATGAGTTCCGCTTGAAGGAGCGATTCTCTTTGGTGGAGAACTCTCCTGGTCGGGTGGAACTCCACCCTGAATGGCGGGACGTGGAAACGGCATTGCGGGCCACCAAGCGCATCGTTCAATTGGGACGCGAGACTGGTCACCCGCTGCACATTCTTCACGTAACCACCGCTGAAGAAATGGAGTTCCTCAAGGATCAAAAAGATATCTGCACAGTCGAGTGTACACCTCAGCACCTGACCCTGACGGCACCCGAATGTTATGAAAGGCTCGGGACGCTGGCGCAAATGAATCCTCCCATCCGAGACGAGCGCCACCGGCAAGGTCTTTGGAAGGCCGTCACCGACGGAGTGGTGGATGTTCTTGGCTCTGACCATGCTCCTCACACCCGGGATGAAAAACGTCAAGAGTATCCCAAAAGCCCTTCGGGCATGACGGGAGTGCAGACGATTGTACCTTTGATGCTCAATCATGTGAGCCAAGGGCGTTTGAGCCTCGGGCGCCTGGTGGAACTCCTGGCTTATAACCCATCCCGCATCTGGGGGCTGGAAGGGCGAGGCGAGATCAAAGTGGGGGCTCGGGCTGATTTGACGGTCATTGATATAAATCGTGAAGAAGAGATCACTAATGGGTGGATTGCCAGCAAATCAGGGTGGTCCCCATTTGACGGCTACAAAGTAAAAGGGTGGCCGATCGCCACCCTTCTTAATGGCCAAGTGGCCATGCGGGACAAAGAAATCGTTGGAGCACCAGCGGGTCGGCCGCTGGATTTCCAACTTTAA
- a CDS encoding RsmB/NOP family class I SAM-dependent RNA methyltransferase, which translates to MNSPQPRLHRPWLYGLIKVLNDTFNGGYYADKVLERHFKENKKMGGRDRRFFAETFYETVRWWRRLRWAAGLPEVHIQGQVSEEEFRQVLVAWFSIHGFDLTPFHDEGWSADAGRVIELWETAPAGATRESYPDWLWEKGTEELGEHWSEVAHLSNSQAPIFLRTNRLKTSPEKLKKDLQTENISCSLVAEFPDALMLDQRANVFVTQAFKNGWFEVQDVGSQTVAPFLQVEPGHRVVDACAGAGGKSLHLAALMNNKGKIMSLDIHEWKLKELRKRASRAGADTIEVKEISSTKVIKRLQGQMDRVLLDVPCSGSGVIRRNPDTKWKLSQEECDRLLQTQKEIFSGYAKMVKSGGKLVYATCSLFPSENRQQVEAFLAAHSEWVLEDEEVLLPRQGLNDGFYAARLKRG; encoded by the coding sequence ATGAATTCCCCCCAACCACGACTGCACCGGCCCTGGCTCTACGGGCTCATCAAAGTTCTCAACGACACTTTTAATGGCGGTTACTACGCGGACAAAGTGCTGGAGAGGCACTTTAAAGAAAACAAGAAAATGGGCGGTAGGGATCGACGGTTTTTTGCCGAGACCTTCTATGAAACCGTTCGCTGGTGGCGGAGGCTCAGGTGGGCTGCCGGTCTCCCGGAGGTCCACATTCAGGGGCAGGTTTCCGAGGAGGAATTTCGACAGGTCCTGGTGGCCTGGTTTTCCATTCATGGATTCGACCTGACTCCTTTTCACGACGAAGGTTGGTCGGCCGATGCGGGTAGAGTCATTGAGTTGTGGGAGACAGCGCCCGCCGGGGCGACACGGGAGTCCTATCCTGATTGGTTGTGGGAAAAGGGCACGGAAGAGCTGGGTGAACATTGGTCTGAGGTGGCCCATTTGTCCAACTCCCAGGCGCCCATTTTTTTGCGCACCAACAGACTCAAAACCAGTCCTGAAAAATTAAAAAAGGACCTGCAGACGGAAAACATCAGTTGTTCTTTGGTTGCCGAGTTTCCCGATGCCCTGATGCTTGATCAGCGAGCCAATGTGTTTGTCACCCAAGCTTTTAAAAACGGTTGGTTTGAGGTTCAGGATGTGGGTTCACAAACCGTGGCGCCCTTTCTACAGGTGGAGCCAGGGCATCGCGTGGTGGACGCCTGTGCGGGGGCCGGAGGGAAGTCCCTTCATCTGGCGGCACTGATGAACAACAAGGGAAAGATCATGTCCCTGGATATTCATGAGTGGAAACTCAAGGAGCTGCGCAAGCGGGCTTCAAGAGCCGGCGCGGATACCATTGAGGTGAAGGAGATCTCGTCCACCAAAGTGATCAAGAGGCTGCAGGGGCAAATGGATCGGGTGTTGTTGGATGTTCCTTGCTCAGGATCTGGAGTGATTCGCCGCAATCCCGACACCAAGTGGAAGCTGAGTCAGGAAGAGTGCGATCGTTTGCTGCAGACCCAGAAGGAGATATTTTCCGGATACGCCAAGATGGTGAAGTCGGGTGGAAAGCTGGTCTATGCCACCTGTTCGTTGTTTCCCTCGGAAAATCGCCAGCAGGTGGAGGCCTTTTTAGCGGCCCATTCCGAGTGGGTCTTAGAGGACGAGGAGGTCCTCTTGCCCCGTCAGGGCCTCAACGATGGTTTTTATGCTGCCCGCCTCAAGCGCGGGTGA
- the nrdR gene encoding transcriptional repressor NrdR, whose product MNCPQCDHPESRVLDTRIQKEGDIRRRRECLQCKYRFTTSEAILSTYPMIVKKDGRREQFSKEKLQRGIQRACQKRPISLSQIEHVVDKIAKAVMEASDKEVPAEFVGQQVVRELRTLDHVAYVRFASVYRTFQDIQEFVDSLERETQAEV is encoded by the coding sequence ATGAACTGCCCACAGTGTGATCACCCGGAAAGCCGGGTTCTCGATACGCGCATCCAAAAGGAAGGGGACATCCGTCGGCGAAGGGAATGCCTGCAGTGCAAGTACCGCTTCACCACCTCGGAAGCCATCCTCTCCACCTACCCCATGATCGTAAAGAAAGACGGCCGGCGCGAGCAATTCTCCAAAGAGAAGCTCCAACGCGGCATTCAGCGCGCCTGCCAAAAGAGACCCATCAGTCTGTCTCAGATCGAACACGTGGTGGACAAAATCGCCAAGGCCGTAATGGAGGCGAGCGACAAGGAAGTGCCAGCGGAGTTTGTTGGTCAACAGGTCGTACGCGAATTACGCACCCTGGATCATGTGGCCTATGTCCGATTTGCCAGTGTCTACCGCACCTTTCAGGATATCCAGGAATTTGTTGATAGCCTTGAGCGCGAAACGCAGGCCGAGGTATGA
- the nusB gene encoding transcription antitermination factor NusB, protein MKPAPSRRQSRELVLQVLFQQEFAPGLDFHAGLESFKSSFTAPVEVWEYAEVLLKGISDQREHIDQMIESHASNWTVARMALVDLNLMRIAVFEIRLAEEKIPPAIAINEAVELTKKYGTNESAKFVNGILDQVAQSEA, encoded by the coding sequence ATGAAGCCTGCGCCCTCCCGTCGCCAGTCCCGTGAATTGGTCCTCCAGGTTTTGTTTCAGCAGGAGTTCGCTCCTGGGCTGGATTTTCACGCCGGACTGGAGAGCTTTAAGAGTAGCTTTACAGCACCCGTAGAAGTCTGGGAATACGCCGAGGTCTTGCTCAAAGGCATTAGTGATCAGCGCGAACATATCGACCAGATGATTGAATCCCACGCCAGCAACTGGACAGTGGCGCGCATGGCCTTGGTGGATCTCAACCTCATGCGCATTGCCGTGTTTGAGATACGCCTGGCGGAAGAGAAGATTCCTCCAGCCATTGCCATCAATGAAGCCGTTGAATTGACGAAGAAATACGGCACCAACGAATCCGCAAAATTTGTAAACGGCATTTTGGATCAAGTGGCCCAATCCGAAGCTTGA